The region GGGTGTCTGACGTGTCGTTGAAAATTGTGGAGGGCTGCTGCTCGCGGCGCACTCTGGTCAAATCATAGAGCTGCGCGCCGTCATCGGCAGGTGAACCGTCCGCGATCGGCGCCACAGAATCCGCCCCAATCTCGTGGTCCTCCAGCTCGCCGAAACCTCCGCCGGTGACGCGGGTCGGCAGCTCGAGTGGTTCCTCCGGGCGCTGCACCTGCGGGGTCTCCGGCTCAAGTGCCTCCTCGGCACCGAGCACCGGCGCAAGCGCCGCCGCCTCGCGCGGTGGCAGCGTGCGTGCCGCGTCCGCCAGCAACGCCAGCGGCGCGAACGTGTCCTCCCAGTCCTGTGGCGTCGAACCGCGCTCCAGCTGGGCCAACACCCAGTCTTGTTCGCACCACACCGCGCACACGCTTTCGGGTATCTCGCGCAGGGCGGTGCGCACGCGCACATCGATGAAGCGCAGGACGGGACCGGGCTCATTCGTGAACAGCTCGAAGCCCTCGACGGTTTCCACCAGCACCAAATCCGCCGAGGAATCCGCCTGGAACTGCGGGCGGCGCATATCCACCACGATGTCGCTGACCTCACCCGTTGCGACGGCCACCACCGTCACACCGCCAAGGTCCACCACGCGAACATCATGGCCGTAGACCTGGCCCGCCACGACATCGCGCGGTTCCGCACCGGACGCCGCCGCACCCCGGTGCCACTCGTCGACCAGGTACTCATCCACCTTGGAGAAGCGGAAGCCGTGCTGCTCCGCCCACAGGCGGCGCTCCCGGCGCGACGCGCCCGGCAGCTGCAGGCCCGACATGCGGTGCGGGCGCTTCGGGGCAGGCTCGGGCGCCGGTGTTGGCTCGGGCTCCGGCTCCGGCTCCGGGGCCTGTTCCAGCTCTAGCTGTGGCTCTGGCTCCGGCGCAGGTTCCGGTTCGGGTTCCGGTTCCTCTTCCACCTCGAGCGCAGGCTCCTCTTCGACCTCAGGCTCCACGTCCGGCTCGGCCTCAGGCGAGGGCTCGGCTGGTGGCGGAGGGGGCGTCGATAAGGAGGGAGACGCAGGTGCAAACCACAACCAGACAGCCGCGACCACGAGCAGCGCGGCCAGCCCAAACAACACGTAAGCAATCATCGAAGATTGATACTACAGTGCCGTGGCGACCTTATTCCCCAACCGTGCACTCCACTGCGACCAGCCACCCACATAATGCGTGGCCACCGGCAGGCCCGCGTGCTCCATCGCCGCGATGAGCAGCGCGGAGTGGTTGCCCGAACCCGAGTACGTAATCATCTTCGCCGGGTCCGTATTCTGCGTCACGCCCAGGCTTGCGAAGCGGTCGCGGATGTAGTCCGTCTCCTTGATCTTCCTGGTCTCCTTGCAGAACAGGTCCGCCGCCGGCAGGTTCAGCGCCGACGGGATGTGGCCCGCCTTCAAGTCCAGTACTTCTCGACGCCCAGCAAAGCGCTTCTCATCACGCGCATCAATCAGGATGCCCTCGAACTGCTGTACGTCCTCCAGCGTCGCCACCGGAAGCTTGCTGCCCTCCAGTTCCAGGTCGCGCGGCACAACCACGTTGCCTGGGCCGGCGATGGTCTTGAGGCCCTCGGCCTCCCACTCGCGGAAGCCGCCGTCGATAATGTGGACGTGCTCCAGGCCAGCCCAGCGCATGATCCACCACGCGCGGGCGGCGAAGACGCCGGAGCCCTGGTCGTAGATGAAGACCGGGCGGTTCGCCTCGACGCCCCACTCCTCGAGCGCCTCATCGATCACGGCGAGTGACGGCAGCGGATTGCGGCCCTCGCGGCGGCCCGGCATGCCCACGAGGTGGCCCTCCAGGTCACCGTAGACGGCCGTCGGAATGTGCTCGGACTGAAACTTCTGCCAGGCCTTGCCTGCCTCCGGCTCCCAAGAAACATCGAGCACCGTCTGCTTCTTGCCGGACTTAATACGTTCGTACAGCTCCTGCGGAGAAATAAAAACAGTCATACATAACACCATACGCGTATGCCTCACGCTGTATAGCCAGGTGCGAGCTGGATCACGCCAGAAGCAGCCAAACCCTCCAGCCACTCATCAATACCGGCCTTCGGACAATCCGCACCTATCGACGCCGCCAACATCCCACCCGGGCCCATCTCCACCCGGCAACCAAACGCCAACAACGTCTCCGCCAGCGAAAACGGCGACTCCCCCTGCGGCAAAATCCGCACCGTGGACGCACCCCCGCGCACCACGACCTTATTCACGTGGAACATGCCGCCAACGCGCACGCACTCCACGATGTCCCCCACCGCCAACGACACATCCACAAACGGCACCGACGCAACGACGAAGTGGCCACCACCAAGCTGGTGAGCCTCAAGTTGCTCGTTCTCCACGCCTGGCACGGCCACCCGTGTGTAAATCGTCGTCGTTGGTTGCATGGACAGCAGTGTAGCCCGAACGCTACTTCGCTGCAGACACCACCAACTCCTCACCGCCTTCCGCGACATCAACCTGCACCGCATCACCATCACGGATCGCGCCGGCCAGCAGCTCCTTCGCCAACCGGTCACCGATCGCCTGCTGGATCACGCGACGCAACGGGCGCGCACCATAGGCAGGGTCGTAGCCGCGGTCCGCGAGCCAGGCCTTCGCGGCGTCGGAGACGCGGAGCTGGAGGCGTCGAGAAGCAAGGCGATCGGCGAGCGTGCCCAGCTGAATATCGACGATGCCCACCAGCTGCTCCTTCGTCAGCGGCTCGAACACCACCACATCATCGAGACGGTTGATGAACTCCGGCTTGAAGTGCGCCTTCACCGCGTTCATAATCTGCTCGCGGTCGCCGCCCGCGCCCAAGTTCGACGTCAGAATGATCACCGTGTTACGGAAATCCACCGTGCGGCCCTGGCCGTCGGTCAGGCGTCCCTCGTCGAGGACCTGCAGCAACACATCGAACACATCCTGGTGCGCCTTCTCAACCTCATCGAACAGCACCAGCGAGTACGGGCGACGGCGCACAGCCTCAGTGAGCTGGCCGCCAGCGTCGTAGCCGACGTACCCCGGAGGGGCACCGACCAGACGCGCGACCGAGTGCTTCTCGCCGTACTCCGACATATCGATGCGCACCATCGCCGCCTCATCATCGAAGAGGAACTCCGACAGCGCCTTCGCAAGCTCCGTCTTACCCACGCCAGTCGGGCCCAGGAACAGGAAGGAACCAATCGGACGGTTCGGATCCGCAACGCCCGCACGCGAACGCCGCACCGCATCCGACACAGCCACGACCGCTTCCTTCTGGCCCACAACGCGGCCAGCAAGGATTGCTTCCATGTCCAGCAGCTTCTCGGTCTCACCCTGCATCATCTTGCCCGCAGGGATACCCGTCCACGCCGACACAACCTCAGCAATCACCTCAGGAGAAACCTCCTCCGTGAGCATCGTCCTTGACGATGCCCCCGCAGCCTCCTCAGCGTCCTTGACCTGCTGCTCCAGCTCCGGAATGCGGCCGTAGCGCAGCTCCGAGACCTTCGCGTAATCGCCCTCGCGCTCCGCGATCTCGGACTCGTTGCGCAGGTGCTCCAGCTCCTCCTTCGCAGCCTGCACCTTATCGATCTCCGCCTTCTCATTCGACCAACGCGCCTTCAGCTCACCAAGCTTCTCTCGTTGATCCGCCAACTCCTGGCGCAAATCCGTCAGACGCTCCTTCGAGGCCTCGTCGGACTCCTTCTGCAGCGCGATCTCCTCGATCTCAAGCCTGCGAACGATACGCTCCAGCTCATCAATCTCCTGCGGCGAAGAATCAATCTCCATCCGCAGCCGCGAACCCGCCTCATCGACCAGGTCAATCGCCTTATCCGGCAAGAACCTGTTCGTGATGTAACGGTTCGACAGCTCTGCCGCCGCCACCAGCGCCGAGTCCTGGATCCGCACGCCGTGGTGCACCTCGTAGCGCTCCTTCAGGCCGCGCAGGATACCGATCGTGTCCTCCACAGTCGGCTCGCCCACGTACACCTGCTGGAACCGACGCTCCAACGCCGCATCCTTCTCGATGAACTGGCGGTACTCATCCAACGTCGTCGCACCAACCAGCCGCAGCTCGCCGCGCGCCAACATCGGCTTAATCATGTTGCCTGCATCCATCGCGCCCTCGCCCGTGGCGCCAGCGCCGACGATGGTGTGGAGCTCGTCAATAAACGTGATGATCTGCCCGTCGGACTCCTTAATCTCGTCCAACACCGCCTTCAGGCGCTCCTCGAATTCGCCACGGTACTTCGCGCCCGCAACCATCGACCCGAGGTCCAGGGAGATCAGCGTCTTGCCCTTCAGCGACTCTGGGACGTCGCCCGCCACGATGCGCCTTGCAAGGCCCTCGACGATCGCCGTCTTACCGACGCCCGGCTCACCAATCAACACCGGATTATTCTTCGTACGACGGGAAAGCACCTGCACCACGCGTCGAATCTCCGAATCGCGACCAATGACCGGGTCAATCTTGCCCTCGCGCGCACGCGCCGTCAGGTCCGTCGAATACTTCTCCAGCGCCTGGAACTGATCCTCCGGCGACTCAGTGGTGACCTTCTTATTGCCGCGAACCGACTGGAACGCCGCCTTAATCGCCTCAAACGTGGCGCCGCGCTTCTTCAGCAGCTCCGCCGCGTCATCATTCCCGCGCGCGATACCCGCCAGCAGCACCTCAGTAGAGACGAACTCGTCACCGAGTTCGCCCGCCAACTCCTGCGCCGCGTTCAACGCATTCAGGCCGTCACGGTTAAAGTTCGGATTCGCCATATTCTGGCCCTCCGCCTTCGGGTAGGAATCGACCAGCTCAGCAGCCTCCTTCGCGACCGTCTGCGGGTCCACACCCGTCGCCTGCAGCACCGGCGCCGCGATGCCATCCTCCTGCTTCAGGATCGCCTCAAGTAAATGCGCCGGGCGAATATCCGGGTTGCCCTTCGCCGACGCCTGCTGCAGCGCCTGCTGCAACGCCTCCTGCGTTTTCGTAGTTGGGTTAAACGAAGACATGTCCGTTTTCCTTTCTCTTTGCGTTTTGTTTTGTTGTTCACTCTCCCTAACGCACGAGAAGTTGAGTCTGTTCCACTCAAGGTTGGATGTGGGGCGTTTTCGGGGGTGGCGCTGCAGATTTTGGGGCTCGGCGAGCCCTTGGAAACGCTCTGAAACCCCACGTCAAAACGCAAATGGTAGTAACAGGATTGTAGTAATCCCCGAAAATGGCCCCAAAAAGCGGATTACTACATTCCTGTTACTACCATCTAGAAAAATGCCGGCCCTATTCCTGGGCAGCCACGGCCCCTGAGCCGTGTTTCTTGGCGGGCACCCACTTCAGCGCGAACGCCACGACCACCACCGCAACGGCGATCAGGAACGACACCCAGCCGAACGCGGTGGTAAACCCGGCGATGATGGCGATTGGGGCGAGGATAGTCATACCGATCTCGAATGGGGCGAAGCCGACGTAGGCCACACCGTATTCGTTGAGAGTGCCGGACTTCAGTTTGGGGTCGACCATCTTGAGCAGGGCGATACCGGTCGCGACGGCGGCGGTTGCCCAGCCCCAGCCGAAGATGCCGCGCTCGAGCCAGTTTTCGCCGAAGAAGAGCGGGCCGGCCCAGGCCATCCATACGACGCAGAAGACGGTGCCGAGCACGAACATGATGAGCAGGGCTTGCCAGTACCCGGCGAGTGCTGCGGGGACGATGGAGGCGATGCCGAAGGCGATCATGAAGTCGGTGGCGGCGCCGGAGACGGTGGAGATGGTTTCGCGGTCGAGGTAGTTGGGCCGTTTGAAGGCGACGAGCAGGCCGCGGCCGATAAGGCCGATGACGAAGGCCATGGCGAACAGTGGGATGGAGACGTTGCTCCACATGCTCTTGATCCAGGTGTTGACGGTGTAGGCGATCAGCACGGTGATGAGGATGAATCC is a window of Corynebacterium pseudogenitalium DNA encoding:
- a CDS encoding DUF4265 domain-containing protein; protein product: MQPTTTIYTRVAVPGVENEQLEAHQLGGGHFVVASVPFVDVSLAVGDIVECVRVGGMFHVNKVVVRGGASTVRILPQGESPFSLAETLLAFGCRVEMGPGGMLAASIGADCPKAGIDEWLEGLAASGVIQLAPGYTA
- the clpB gene encoding ATP-dependent chaperone ClpB, giving the protein MSSFNPTTKTQEALQQALQQASAKGNPDIRPAHLLEAILKQEDGIAAPVLQATGVDPQTVAKEAAELVDSYPKAEGQNMANPNFNRDGLNALNAAQELAGELGDEFVSTEVLLAGIARGNDDAAELLKKRGATFEAIKAAFQSVRGNKKVTTESPEDQFQALEKYSTDLTARAREGKIDPVIGRDSEIRRVVQVLSRRTKNNPVLIGEPGVGKTAIVEGLARRIVAGDVPESLKGKTLISLDLGSMVAGAKYRGEFEERLKAVLDEIKESDGQIITFIDELHTIVGAGATGEGAMDAGNMIKPMLARGELRLVGATTLDEYRQFIEKDAALERRFQQVYVGEPTVEDTIGILRGLKERYEVHHGVRIQDSALVAAAELSNRYITNRFLPDKAIDLVDEAGSRLRMEIDSSPQEIDELERIVRRLEIEEIALQKESDEASKERLTDLRQELADQREKLGELKARWSNEKAEIDKVQAAKEELEHLRNESEIAEREGDYAKVSELRYGRIPELEQQVKDAEEAAGASSRTMLTEEVSPEVIAEVVSAWTGIPAGKMMQGETEKLLDMEAILAGRVVGQKEAVVAVSDAVRRSRAGVADPNRPIGSFLFLGPTGVGKTELAKALSEFLFDDEAAMVRIDMSEYGEKHSVARLVGAPPGYVGYDAGGQLTEAVRRRPYSLVLFDEVEKAHQDVFDVLLQVLDEGRLTDGQGRTVDFRNTVIILTSNLGAGGDREQIMNAVKAHFKPEFINRLDDVVVFEPLTKEQLVGIVDIQLGTLADRLASRRLQLRVSDAAKAWLADRGYDPAYGARPLRRVIQQAIGDRLAKELLAGAIRDGDAVQVDVAEGGEELVVSAAK
- a CDS encoding sulfurtransferase, whose amino-acid sequence is MTVFISPQELYERIKSGKKQTVLDVSWEPEAGKAWQKFQSEHIPTAVYGDLEGHLVGMPGRREGRNPLPSLAVIDEALEEWGVEANRPVFIYDQGSGVFAARAWWIMRWAGLEHVHIIDGGFREWEAEGLKTIAGPGNVVVPRDLELEGSKLPVATLEDVQQFEGILIDARDEKRFAGRREVLDLKAGHIPSALNLPAADLFCKETRKIKETDYIRDRFASLGVTQNTDPAKMITYSGSGNHSALLIAAMEHAGLPVATHYVGGWSQWSARLGNKVATAL